From Chelonia mydas isolate rCheMyd1 chromosome 22, rCheMyd1.pri.v2, whole genome shotgun sequence, the proteins below share one genomic window:
- the COLCA2 gene encoding colorectal cancer-associated protein 2, whose translation MPLFPEAAAVSSFQNLFLLPAQPRQFPNCISCEENPSYLEQLVDTYLQTEPPMDPSLSALQTSTHYNPDTFLSTPLCFNQSLVPGSPASSDLSSPLDYSYSPPQLPPFAPLNISPLCPLDTTNYGYPLEECSHPQYSCSPSACYCSSCASEHLDTFRVSEYFPYPSADCMDYPGTMTMADDFFRRDRNYDICYS comes from the exons ATGCCACT GTTTCCCGAGGCAGCAGCAGTGTCCAGTTTCCAGAATCTGTTTCTCCTCCCTGCACAG CCACGGCAGTTTCCAAATTGCATTTCCTGTGAAGAAAACCCAAGTTATTTGGAGCAACTGGTTGATACCTATCTTCAGACAGAGCCGCCTATGGACCCATCCCTGAGTGCTCTACAGACTTCTACCCACTATAACCCAGACACCTTCCTGTCAACCCCTCTCTGCTTTAACCAGAGCCTG GTTCCTGGATCTCCTGCCTCGTCTGACCTGTCCAGCCCATTAGACTATAGCTACTCCCCACCTCAACTGCCTCCTTTTGCTCCACTGAACATCAGCCCTCTTTGTCCTCTAGACACCACGAACTACGGCTATCCTCTCGAGGAGTGCTCCCATCCGCAGTACAGCTGCTCCCCCTCTGCCTGTTATTGCTCATCCTGTGCCTCAGAGCACTTGGATACATTCAGAGTATCAGAGTATTTCCCTTATCCAAGTGCAGACTGTATGGACTATCCTGGCACCATGACAATGGCAGATGACTTCTTTAGAAGGGATAGAAACTACGACATCTGCTACAGTTAA